DNA from Daucus carota subsp. sativus chromosome 1, DH1 v3.0, whole genome shotgun sequence:
atgaaaatagaGGAAATGTAAGAAAATGAATGGATCATTgactatttttaataaattttgaaatatgaaaaaatgaACGGATaatcttaaaaagaaaattctaaaaaaaaatggTTGGGAAGAGGGAAAATTGTATAATATAAGGTTGTGCGTGAGTCCCTACTCCTTCGCCCGGATCTAGAATTAAAATATTGGTAATTAAGCAAAGTTTTTAAAAAAGTTATGTATTTCTAAAGTTTATAAAGATGTTTTTAGATTTTACAGAATTGAAAACAATAGAAATtagtaaaaagaaaatttggaacaatttattataaatttgaatatttgaatCACTGATTCGATGAGATAACGAGTTCAACATTTCTTTATAATTCCAGAGTTTGATGATCATTTGATTAAATAATGTGTTTGATCAAATCAAAGTTTTAGTTTGTAATATGTTTTTGATCCagttatattttgaattaagtTTTATCAAGGGtaatttttattctatatttattatatagttagtttaaatataatatgaatgatataaatatataaatgatatagatataatattatgaaaatgatttattctatatttattatataattagtttaaatataatataaatgatataaatatataaatgatatagatataatattatgaaaatgATAATGTGTGAATGATCATTTATATGCATCATATTCAACTCACACATTTAATGAAAATTGTTTcacaatattaattttagtattAGTTCCAAAATTAGAATAAAGTGACACtcataattcaaatatcgatttGCCTAGTCACGATTTGACCATAATGCTATGTTCATTTGATCTACTATTAAGCTAATTCATTAATTAATGTCATCTTACAGAAGTTCTACAATAAATTATGTGGAAGTATCAAATTAGATGAAATAAGTTTATTAGCCAATCGGAATTGGGCCGCTAGTGACAGATGCTGTAGATGATAAGAGGCAAAGTGGGGCTAAATTTCTCCACCAccgaagaaaaagaaaatgaagaggTAGCATATAATTGACCTTAATTTCACATTAATGTAGATATATTCATGTGGATATCAAGAAATGTTAGGAAAACAAGGGACATATGTCTTGGAAAAATCGTCTCCTACCCGGAAAATATCTCATGTTCTCCATCCATCCGCATCACAGCTTCATATATACAGCAATGGCCGTGTATCAAAGTTATGATAGGTCTTCTTTTACATCGGTATAACGAGGGTGGTGCCTTTGCCCCTGATGGCCTGGTTAGAAATCGTTGATTaatgttggcaaaaaaaaagaaatcgttgattaaaaatattaatttatattataaaatcaaaatatttaaagataTATGTCAAAATTACATAGTATTCTGTATTCCCCTTTATTCTGTCGGTTGTTTAGGTTGGGGTCAGGAGATTTAGTATGTATTTTAAATCTCTCATCGTAGTGTGtagttctataaattattttaatttttttagtgtgtacaaaaatttaatacttaatattttttatttttaaaaataaattatgaaattatattttataaaaaatttaaaatatgtgtaaatACGTGAGAATGAGAGTGCCAGATgaaatattattgaaatatttatatataatatatataaagaatgaTAAAAATGTACTGCCTCTGTCTATGTATGTTTTTTTCTCACTGTTCGACACATCTTTCAATACTTTTATAAACTATAACCCATAACTTATTTTGAAGATTTCATTTCTCTGGATCCAgagaacaatttttttaaaataaactattttatcttacttgataaaaatattaaaatacgttCTGAGTTCCCCCctcttaatatatatactacTCATGCATCACTGATCACTATTTACTCAGGAGACCGAAGGAGTGCCACAATTTTGACAAACGAAAGATAACTAAATTGGACGGGTGTGTTTTGAGATCATAGAAATGAAttattatgataaaataaaaagacaATTCAATAAACATGTGTGGTCCAATGTTAATATCACAACAGTCTCTTTCTGTTTGCATTCTTAAAATTTTTGGATGGAAAGAGACTTAACTATAGGTACCATAATGTACATTAGCAATTTTTAGGTAGGAGATTATTATAGAGTTGCCACGTTCTTTCTACTCATAGGCTTATATCTTCAGATTTAATTCTTGTTAGGTCAGCAATAATTAAGAGGGGAACACATGTCGAAAATTTCAGTGTTTGCAGCTggacaaatttaattattaatgatAACTATAAGTCTAAGTACCCAATTTATTGATCGCAgggaaaattaatatatttgtgactttaacaaattttataaaggatatatttttatcataaaaagataataatgataatttcactaacatatataaaaaatattgttcaaacattaaattttaatcataaCATCCGGACATTGAACGTTCTTTTACTTTTCTGttaatttttgcaaatttagcaaataaattatttttttataatttttttgtagttttatatcttctgaacataattataaatatacagtCCAACCGAATGCAACCAAAtgcaattttcatatttttgcaaaatatatcatctttcacaattcaaaaaaaaaaaaaaaattatacaaacatgGCACAACACAAAACAGTAAAAATGAATAAAGAGAGAGTAATTACAAAATCAAATCTCGGAGGTTTTGAGTATGAGTGCGAGAATTGATATCCTTGTGAAGCATATTATGTTCCACATCATTTGGTATGCATATAATGAACATCTCATATGTACAAAAAAGTACAAAATAGAGTACCAACTAGCGCACTATGGATGAAGTTAAAATAGTTTATTCTAAATAAGCAACAGCACATATAAAAAGACTAGCTATGGATTAATGGGCAAGGGATTAAAGTGAAACCAACCCACAGCTCCACTTGGTAGAGGCGGTGAGTCAGCTTGAGGTGGAACTTGTTAAGATAAATTATCAACCTCACTTTTACACTTCTTCCTTTTCAAATCAAGTTGTAGTAATCTCCGAACAGTGATAATTCTTTGTCATGGTATAATAGCAGCGATCAAAATTtagggatgggcacgggggcacttcgggggcggggagtgctgtccccgaccccgatccccgaattgaATACCCATCCCCGATCCCGtcccgaaccccgaacggggattattttcctccccgatccccgccccgaacggggaacggggatccccgcggggattcggggaattttagtttttaataaaaaaaattataactttataatatataatatatttttaaaaaaaaacacaaactactaactcctaatatactaataaaatattatcattttatattttgaatatcaaatcaaattaaaattgatttataatataaataaacgataatttaatatatattatattacaatatatttataatcaataaataaaaataaagatcattttctaatttttattatattataaaagttatctattttttataatatatttagtataatatatatatatatatacacacacaatcggggtcggggatcggggcggggagacatcaatccccgaccccgccccgatccccgaattttttctaaatttttccccgatccccgccccgcccccgaaaaattccccgaatccccgacccgaacggggcggggatcggatcggggtcgagcggggcggggcGAATGTCCATCCCTAGATCAAATGTTCAATCttaacattattaatttataaaaaaaaacaattaacagCTCCTTAATTAACCTCATATATACGATATCATATGTGTATCAGCTCCATGGTCGCAAGAATAGGTGATTTAGTTAATCATTttctgatttttatattaaattaataatttagttaattgtttCTACTCTCACAAAACTTGAATTCTTTTACTATTCTTGTGTTTCTGTAGTACCACTTTCTTGGCTCCAATGGATAGTTCCAAGGATTCAAAACAAATAGAAATCAAATTACACGGAGGAAAAATTGATTACTATAATTcataaatcttaaatttattatagtCTGTTTTTAATCAAACGAAAGATTAATCTATAACAAAATACACTTAAACAAAATGAAATGCATGTCTACAGTATGTCCTCAAAGCTCAATATTGTTTCGAAACCAGATCTTATATTCTCAAATCGGCACCTTAGATTTCTCAGAACCGAAATTCATTGAGAAATTTGATCGGTCCTATTGATTCGAACATAACAATTGCCacacaatttaaaatatcttcAACTGCAGCTCTGGACTTGTGGTCATCATTCCAGTTCACAAATCGCAACCAAAGCTGCAAAAAACAGGACAATCTTCAACTTGGAGCTAGCTAGAGCTAAAAGCTCTATCAAATAAATCAGAACCATCGAGATTCTGATTTCTGATCAATAAAATTCACACAAGTAGTGAATTGATATTGATCATGTggctaaaattaattaaatttgatttagCCACATGTTTTTGTTGCACTTCATTTTCATATCAGCAGCCAAAGCCTAGTCCTCTGGCTTTGGCTTGACACTCTTTAACTTCCCTGAGATACAACCACACGGCCGGAGAGCCAAATGGGTTGGTCTCCGGAGCGCCTCCGTGCTCCTCGAAGGCGACACGGAGGCGGCCCACCACGGCTTCGAGGCTACTCCAGGCCTGTTTTAGCGGACAAGAGCATGCAGTACTATGAGTTTCACCATAGTACTTGCAGCTAATGTTGTGTACTTTGGTTTCTCCGAACTGGTCTAGGTACTTGAGAAAATCAAGCACGTGGGAGCCACTGCATCGCCGCATCGACGGCGGGgggtggaggtggtggtggcggCTTTTTAAGTACTGGCTAAATGTGTTCCAGTCGTGGCGTTTTTGCATTTCGTAGCGGTTGTGACGGGGCGGCCTTGTTGAGTAGGAAAGGTAATGTTGATTAGTGTTGTAGTTATTTTTGTTCGCGGTTGTAGCAGAGGGGGAGTTGTTACGGCGGTTGGCGAGGGCCGCGGCGGCGGCGGCCGCGACGGCAGCAGACATTCTGGTTTAAGACAAAGAGGCAGAGTAGTGTGGAACAGAGGATGGGAGTGTTTTGTGTGCTTTGGGAATAATGTGAAATATATTCGGAGGAATAGAAAGAAACATTTATAGTGGTTAGTATGGTACATTGTGTTGATATTTGTCTGTTAAATAGTGGTCAATAGATTATGTATATAAACTGTTACGTGTTATGCTTGATGTGCACAAATAGATAAACACCTATAATTCGCACTAACGGTGACCCTGACCGCAGTTGGTGTTGGGGCTAGACCTTCAATTCGTTCTTGCAGTATATTTTCGTATTATGTACCGAGGGACTCAACACAAAACAGACTAGGATCGGTGTATTCTCGTGTCGTTATCGTCCGTTTTCCGTGTCGTTCTCGTATGTGTTTCATGTAAAATTGAacataaatataagtatattcGCGTTGTGTATTTTTTTATGTCGTGTTCTCAAAGATCAAACACAAAATCGACCCCTTTAGggttcgtgtattttcgtgtcgttCTCGTGCGTGTTTCATGTaaagttaaatataaatataaataaatatataaaataatgtaaatattagatttctaagttaaatattttaaaaaatatataaaatatatatttaaatcatttatacttacaatattatatataaactatgcattatgttaaaagaaaatatgcatatatttattataaaaatagatatttataattaaatattaattataaaattatatttatttcatgtCAATCGTGTCATGTCATGTACCTAAATGGCAAACACAAAACCGTCATTATCTCATTCGTACTCTACTTATACATGTATTTTATTGGTCGTATAAttcaaaacacaaacacaaaattttcGTATCGTGTTTTAATGTTATTGCGGGGACCAGTATGGGACTGCACTGAGTATAGCCGCCGTGTTCAGTGGTGCAGGAAGCCCATCCGAGTTTGAAAAATAAGTTGGGAGAACAGTGATTCAAGCAGCCGTGTTCATTGGTTCAGGAAGCCCATGTCATTTTGAAGTTATGCTTGCTGAGTGTCATGTAAATGCTTGTGCTTTTGCCTACCTGAGATCAGTTATCAACTGATTATCCCATTTGTTTGcaactttaaatttatttatttgacaaACTACAAAAAACCATGTTATCAATAATTTGAGAGTCGGACAATCTCTAATAATTTTGACTAAACTGAATTCGTAAAACATTTCATGAGATTTGTCGAAATTATAAAAACATCTCCAATGATGTTGGTTAAAAGTAATTAGTTAAATTGGACTCGTAAAAGATTGATACATTGTGCTCCGATGGGACCGGTTATAATGATTCACtgtatcttgaaaattattatgttcTTACTATTTCGAgttgttattaatataatatattattttaatatgataatggatGTTGTGACATTTCACTATGATCGCCACAAGTTCGATAATACAACATGATGGGTTTGACTATAATTATGGATTGTGTATTATAACAGTGGTGAAATTCTTACACatattatctataaattttatttttggcatgtcATATAGACTTTTAGCTAAGGACTTTGTAAGGCCGGAGATGTTTTAAGTCATTTGGCTTCGATgaaatatttctattttaaaaataatatgttattatcattttaacttgttataaataagatatattatttttatacggTAATAGATGATGTTGAATATTATTACATGTATTTGAGGTTGAGCAAATATAATCTAACATTAAgatgttggctaaaattatagataaacatgttgaattttttcacataaaattttttgtttatatatgatatatattaattacttCTGGTTAAATTTTTTACAAGATTGAAGATGGTTACTGGAATAAGAATTGGACCCCAAATTTACAAAACCATTTACATCTACACTTTGAAGAATTTATAACTTAAACATGGAGTAAAATTTCTTTTAAGGGGTTTAATTAAAAACGTGAAGGATTCTTTTCTTTATTGAGTGGTTCGTtctaatcttatttttaaaaaattcccgTGCTCACATATAGGGCTGTCTAAAAAATTCGAAAAATCAAATATTCGTCCGAAAAATCTGCAACCGTATCCGAGAAAAAACGAATATTATTCGTATCCGAAATAAAgtggatattatccgtatccgaaattaaatacatttatgatatttaaattatacaatatataattatatgtagcaaaatttttattttattaacttatagTGTGTGTATgcattaaataatacatttatatttactcaaaaaaaaatacatttatataatttttatataattgtacaaATACTCATATACTTTAGAGatgtataaaaatatcatttgaGTTTAGTCGTAAAAAAATTGTTCGAAAATCATCGTCAACACGATAGTGTTATCAAAAATATCCGACATCCGTCCGAAATATCGGCATCCGTATCTGAGaaaaaacggatattatccgtatccgaagtAAAagggatattatccgtatctgaatccgacaattgcggatacggatatgtATATTATGg
Protein-coding regions in this window:
- the LOC108208448 gene encoding protein LIGHT-DEPENDENT SHORT HYPOCOTYLS 2 — translated: MSAAVAAAAAAALANRRNNSPSATTANKNNYNTNQHYLSYSTRPPRHNRYEMQKRHDWNTFSQYLKSRHHHLHPPPSMRRCSGSHVLDFLKYLDQFGETKVHNISCKYYGETHSTACSCPLKQAWSSLEAVVGRLRVAFEEHGGAPETNPFGSPAVWLYLREVKECQAKARGLGFGC